One genomic segment of Sminthopsis crassicaudata isolate SCR6 chromosome 4, ASM4859323v1, whole genome shotgun sequence includes these proteins:
- the GLTPD2 gene encoding glycolipid transfer protein domain-containing protein 2 isoform X1: MKLKLLSPDPKVWATRHWLGYGLPFTIFIFMLLFYLTGEKHKDELTDCGFRAQLCVPERSLTSQVEPELKAGVHCLGPDKLPGQMVRPFRESLTTKGDLRMPEFLDGWRKLVMLLEPLGTLFSFATQEASAKISVLESYSQGPYSTHYRTFSAMADWEQDPSEPSSGLQTLVLLHRALHWAQLCLGSIARVQNEDVGALCEEAYQKVLGPHHPWLIRQAANLAFLAFPRQSHLLAMICPGAKEQETQEALSEVADMLEAVYNRTQGLLTERRLLKAGVTLKSTGGG, from the exons ATGAAGTTAAAGCTGTTGTCTCCTGACCCTAAAGTTTGGGCCACCAGGCACTGGCTTGGCTATGGTCTTCCCTTCACCATCTTCATCTTCATGTTGCTGTTCTACCTGACTGGAGAGAAGCACA aagATGAGCTCACAGACTGTGGATTCAGGGCTCAGCTCTGTGTTCCAGAGAGGTCTTTGACTTCCCAG GTGGAACCTGAATTGAAAGCAGGTGTTCATTGCCTAGGACCAGACAAGCTGCCAGGTCAAATGGTAAGGCCTTTCAGGGAGAGTTTAACAACTAAGGGAGATCTACGGATGCCCGAGTTTTTGGATGGATGGAGGAAACTGGTCAT GCTCCTGGAACCTCTGGGCACCCTCTTTTCCTTTGCCACCCAGGAAGCGTCTGCAAAAATCTCAGTCCTCGAGTCTTATTCCCAAGGCCCCTACTCCACCCATTATCGTACCTTCTCTGCCATGGCTGACTGGGAGCAGGATCCCTCTGAACCCTCTTCTGGTCTCCAAACTTTGGTGCTTCTGCATCGAGCTCTGCATTGGGCCCAGCTCTGCCTGGGCAGCATCGCCAGAGTTCAGAATGAAGATGTAGGGGCTCTGTGTGAGGAAGCCTATCAAAAGGTGCTAGGTCCCCATCACCCATGGCTGATCCGACAAGCAGCAAATCTAGCCTTTCTAGCTTTCCCCAGACAGAGCCACCTACTGGCGATGATATGCCCAGGAGCCAAAGAACAGGAGACCCAAGAGGCCCTATCTGAGGTAGCTGATATGTTAGAGGCTGTCTACAACCGCACCCAAGGGCTGCTGACTGAAAGGAGGCTGCTAAAAGCAGGAGTTACTCTGAAGTCTACCGGGGGTGGGTAG
- the GLTPD2 gene encoding glycolipid transfer protein domain-containing protein 2 isoform X2 — MKLKLLSPDPKVWATRHWLGYGLPFTIFIFMLLFYLTGEKHNELTDCGFRAQLCVPERSLTSQVEPELKAGVHCLGPDKLPGQMVRPFRESLTTKGDLRMPEFLDGWRKLVMLLEPLGTLFSFATQEASAKISVLESYSQGPYSTHYRTFSAMADWEQDPSEPSSGLQTLVLLHRALHWAQLCLGSIARVQNEDVGALCEEAYQKVLGPHHPWLIRQAANLAFLAFPRQSHLLAMICPGAKEQETQEALSEVADMLEAVYNRTQGLLTERRLLKAGVTLKSTGGG; from the exons ATGAAGTTAAAGCTGTTGTCTCCTGACCCTAAAGTTTGGGCCACCAGGCACTGGCTTGGCTATGGTCTTCCCTTCACCATCTTCATCTTCATGTTGCTGTTCTACCTGACTGGAGAGAAGCACA ATGAGCTCACAGACTGTGGATTCAGGGCTCAGCTCTGTGTTCCAGAGAGGTCTTTGACTTCCCAG GTGGAACCTGAATTGAAAGCAGGTGTTCATTGCCTAGGACCAGACAAGCTGCCAGGTCAAATGGTAAGGCCTTTCAGGGAGAGTTTAACAACTAAGGGAGATCTACGGATGCCCGAGTTTTTGGATGGATGGAGGAAACTGGTCAT GCTCCTGGAACCTCTGGGCACCCTCTTTTCCTTTGCCACCCAGGAAGCGTCTGCAAAAATCTCAGTCCTCGAGTCTTATTCCCAAGGCCCCTACTCCACCCATTATCGTACCTTCTCTGCCATGGCTGACTGGGAGCAGGATCCCTCTGAACCCTCTTCTGGTCTCCAAACTTTGGTGCTTCTGCATCGAGCTCTGCATTGGGCCCAGCTCTGCCTGGGCAGCATCGCCAGAGTTCAGAATGAAGATGTAGGGGCTCTGTGTGAGGAAGCCTATCAAAAGGTGCTAGGTCCCCATCACCCATGGCTGATCCGACAAGCAGCAAATCTAGCCTTTCTAGCTTTCCCCAGACAGAGCCACCTACTGGCGATGATATGCCCAGGAGCCAAAGAACAGGAGACCCAAGAGGCCCTATCTGAGGTAGCTGATATGTTAGAGGCTGTCTACAACCGCACCCAAGGGCTGCTGACTGAAAGGAGGCTGCTAAAAGCAGGAGTTACTCTGAAGTCTACCGGGGGTGGGTAG
- the VMO1 gene encoding vitelline membrane outer layer protein 1 homolog produces MVWGARFMAPHPVLQLLLLGSCLRTGCAVDSDAREREGRPYTAVIEVPNGGPWGEWTWPEMCPDGFFASGFSLKVEPPQGIPGDDTSLNGVRLHCARGDAERNTHVVTSQSGRWGTWSEPQWCPDGGFLAAFSLRVEEPSTPGDNTAANNVRFRCSGSEELEGPGLEWGKFGSWSDDCSKGICGLQTKLEPPSGLRDDTALNDVRFFCCNS; encoded by the exons ATGGTTTGGGGAGCCCGGTTCATGGCGCCACATCCTGTGTTGCAATTGCTCCTCCTGGGATCATGTCTCAGGACTGGTTGTGCTGTAGACAGCGACGCCAGGGAACGTGAGGGACGCCCCTATACAGCCGTTATTGAGGTCCCCAATGGGGGACCCTGGGGAGAGTGGACGTGGCCCGAGATGTGTCCGGATGGATTCTTCGCCAGTGGCTTCTCCCTCAAG GTCGAGCCCCCTCAAGGCATTCCGGGAGATGATACCTCCCTGAACGGGGTCCGGCTTCACTGCGCCCGAGGCGACGCTGAGCGCAACACTCACGTGGTGACTTCTCAGTCTGGAAG GTGGGGAACGTGGTCTGAGCCGCAGTGGTGTCCAGATGGTGGCTTCCTTGCCGCTTTCTCACTGCGGGTGGAAGAGCCCAGCACCCCAGGAGACAATACTGCAGCTAACAACGTGCGCTTCCGCTGCTCGGGGAGTGAAGAACTGGAAGGGCCCGGCCTGGAGTGGGGCAAATTCGGGTCCTGGAGTGATGATTGTTCCAAGGGTATTTGCGGCCTTCAAACAAAGCTGGAGCCTCCGAGTGGGCTCCGAGATGACACAGCACTCAATGACGTTCGTTTTTTCTGTTGCAACAGCTAA